Proteins encoded in a region of the Blastococcus sp. Marseille-P5729 genome:
- the purE gene encoding 5-(carboxyamino)imidazole ribonucleotide mutase produces MTETQAGSEPVVGIIMGSDSDWPVMKDAAAALDEFGITYEARVVSAHRMPREMTEYAETASGRGLRVIIAGAGGAAHLPGMVASMTTLPVIGVPVPLKHLDGMDSLLSIVQMPAGVPVATVSIGGARNAGLLAVRVLASGDAVLTEQMARFQAELRDVAMAKNERLQQR; encoded by the coding sequence ATGACTGAGACCCAGGCAGGCAGCGAGCCGGTCGTCGGCATCATCATGGGCAGCGACTCGGACTGGCCGGTCATGAAGGACGCTGCCGCCGCGCTGGACGAGTTCGGCATCACGTATGAGGCGCGCGTGGTGTCGGCGCACCGGATGCCGCGCGAGATGACCGAGTACGCCGAGACGGCGTCCGGCCGAGGCCTGCGGGTGATCATCGCCGGGGCCGGGGGCGCGGCCCACCTGCCGGGCATGGTCGCCTCGATGACCACGCTGCCGGTGATCGGCGTCCCGGTGCCGCTGAAGCATCTGGACGGGATGGACTCACTGCTGTCGATCGTGCAGATGCCCGCCGGGGTCCCGGTCGCGACGGTCTCGATCGGCGGTGCCCGCAACGCCGGCCTGCTGGCGGTCCGGGTGCTGGCCAGCGGCGACGCCGTCCTGACCGAGCAGATGGCGCGCTTCCAAGCCGAGCTGCGCGACGTCGCGATGGCCAAGAACGAGCGGCTGCAGCAGCGCTGA
- a CDS encoding acyl-CoA dehydrogenase: MNPDFDIYQLDDEHEYLRQAVRELSEEQIKPHATDVDEQARFPQEALNALTKAGFHAVHIPEEYDGAGADSIAACIVIEEVARVCMSSSLIPAVNKLGSMPIILSASDELKKKVLPSIASGESMISYGLSEREAGSDAAAMKTRAQKDGDNYVLNGTKAWITNSTESDWFTVMAVTDPEKKANGISAFVVHKDDEGFEVGPKEKKLGIKGSPTCELHFSNCVIPADRMIGDEGTGFKTALKTLDHTRPTIGSQAVGVAQGALDVAVSYIKDRKQFGSRISDFQGIQWMVADMAMKTEAARQMCYVAAARAERGEPNLGFISSAAKCLASDVAMEVTTNAVQLLGGAGYTRDFPVERMMRDAKITQIYEGTNQVQRIVMARSILGR, from the coding sequence ATGAACCCCGACTTCGACATCTACCAGCTCGACGACGAGCACGAGTACCTGCGCCAGGCCGTCCGGGAGCTGAGCGAGGAGCAGATCAAGCCGCACGCGACGGACGTCGACGAGCAGGCCCGCTTCCCGCAGGAGGCGCTGAACGCGCTGACGAAGGCCGGGTTCCATGCCGTGCACATCCCCGAGGAGTACGACGGCGCGGGTGCCGACTCGATCGCCGCGTGCATCGTGATCGAGGAGGTGGCGCGGGTGTGCATGTCCAGCTCGCTGATCCCGGCGGTCAACAAGCTCGGCTCGATGCCGATCATCCTGTCGGCGTCCGATGAGCTGAAGAAGAAGGTGCTGCCCTCGATCGCCTCCGGTGAGTCGATGATCAGCTACGGGCTCTCCGAGCGCGAGGCCGGCTCCGACGCGGCGGCCATGAAGACCCGCGCGCAGAAGGACGGCGACAACTACGTCCTCAACGGGACCAAGGCCTGGATCACCAACTCGACCGAGTCGGACTGGTTCACCGTCATGGCGGTCACTGACCCGGAGAAGAAGGCCAACGGCATCTCGGCGTTCGTTGTCCACAAGGACGACGAGGGCTTCGAGGTCGGGCCGAAGGAGAAGAAGCTCGGCATCAAAGGCTCGCCGACCTGCGAGCTGCACTTCAGCAACTGCGTGATCCCCGCCGATCGGATGATCGGCGACGAGGGCACCGGGTTCAAGACCGCGCTGAAGACCCTTGACCACACCCGCCCGACCATCGGCAGCCAGGCGGTCGGCGTCGCGCAGGGCGCCCTCGACGTGGCCGTCTCGTACATCAAGGATCGCAAGCAGTTCGGCTCGCGGATCTCGGACTTCCAGGGCATCCAGTGGATGGTCGCCGACATGGCGATGAAGACCGAGGCGGCACGCCAGATGTGCTACGTCGCGGCGGCGCGCGCCGAGCGCGGCGAGCCCAACCTGGGGTTCATCTCCTCGGCCGCGAAGTGCCTGGCCTCGGACGTCGCGATGGAGGTCACCACCAACGCCGTCCAGCTGCTCGGTGGCGCCGGTTACACGCGCGACTTCCCGGTCGAGCGGATGATGCGCGATGCCAAGATCACCCAGATCTACGAGGGCACCAACCAGGTGCAGCGGATCGTCATGGCCCGCTCCATCCTCGGCCGCTAG
- a CDS encoding 5-(carboxyamino)imidazole ribonucleotide synthase — protein sequence MDSRTGLPVVGMVGGGQLARMTHQAAIALGQSLRVMSIGPDESAALVAPDVRLGTHLDLDDLRAFAAECDVVTFDHEHVPGEHIEALERAGVEVQPGSAALRHAQDKLVMRERIAAWGGAQQPRWAQVGSVEEIAQFAGGLWPVVLKAATGGYDGKGVWVVADESAAAEVVQAAADGGFEILAEEMVPLRREVAVVVARSRFGQVSAWPVVETVQENGICVEVIAPAPDLTEDGASAVTAMAIALATELGVTGVMAVELFETTDGRFLVNELAMRPHNSGHWSIDGAVTSQFEQHLRAVLDYPLGATTTRAPYTVMANVLGGPDGGPGIDERVHHLMARWPEVKIHLYGKQVRPGRKIGHVTAYGDDLPRLRAITRDAAAYLREGVFHD from the coding sequence GTGGACTCACGCACCGGACTTCCCGTCGTCGGAATGGTGGGCGGCGGACAGCTCGCCCGGATGACCCACCAGGCGGCGATCGCGCTCGGCCAGTCGCTTCGCGTGATGAGCATCGGCCCCGATGAGTCGGCCGCGCTGGTCGCCCCCGACGTCCGCCTCGGAACCCACCTCGACCTCGACGATCTGCGGGCCTTCGCGGCCGAGTGCGACGTCGTGACCTTCGACCATGAGCACGTGCCCGGCGAGCACATCGAGGCGCTCGAGCGCGCGGGCGTGGAGGTTCAACCCGGGTCGGCGGCGCTGCGGCACGCGCAGGACAAGCTGGTCATGCGTGAGCGGATCGCGGCGTGGGGCGGCGCCCAGCAGCCGCGCTGGGCCCAGGTCGGCAGCGTCGAAGAGATCGCGCAGTTCGCGGGCGGGTTGTGGCCGGTCGTGCTGAAGGCGGCCACCGGCGGCTACGACGGCAAGGGCGTGTGGGTGGTCGCCGACGAGTCCGCCGCCGCCGAGGTCGTGCAGGCCGCCGCCGACGGCGGCTTTGAGATCCTCGCCGAGGAAATGGTGCCGCTGCGCCGCGAGGTGGCCGTGGTCGTGGCGCGCTCACGGTTCGGCCAGGTCAGCGCCTGGCCGGTCGTCGAGACCGTGCAGGAGAACGGCATCTGCGTCGAGGTGATCGCACCCGCGCCGGACCTCACCGAGGACGGCGCCTCCGCGGTCACCGCGATGGCGATCGCGTTGGCCACCGAGCTCGGGGTCACCGGCGTCATGGCGGTCGAGCTGTTCGAGACCACGGACGGGCGGTTCCTGGTCAACGAGCTCGCGATGCGACCGCACAACTCCGGGCACTGGAGCATCGACGGTGCGGTCACCAGCCAGTTCGAGCAGCACCTGCGCGCCGTCCTCGACTATCCCCTCGGAGCGACCACGACACGGGCGCCGTACACCGTGATGGCCAACGTGCTCGGCGGCCCGGACGGCGGACCCGGCATCGACGAGCGGGTGCACCACCTGATGGCGCGCTGGCCGGAGGTCAAGATCCACCTGTACGGCAAGCAGGTGCGCCCCGGGCGCAAGATCGGTCACGTCACGGCGTACGGCGACGACCTGCCGCGGCTGCGCGCGATCACCCGTGACGCTGCGGCCTATCTACGCGAAGGAGTCTTCCATGACTGA